Proteins from one Pseudoliparis swirei isolate HS2019 ecotype Mariana Trench chromosome 22, NWPU_hadal_v1, whole genome shotgun sequence genomic window:
- the trpv6 gene encoding transient receptor potential cation channel subfamily V member 6, translated as MSPSLARSAPSELNHWWSQLRFRLQNKKGWNEMLDETFLLHTKFINDIPLFYAAKKNSVGCIKKLLSCPSTNIFERGALGETALHVAVMTDNLEAAVALMDGAPELINEPMTSELFQGVTALHIAVVNQNINLVHHLIGRGGDAATPRVTGLYFRKRIGGLIYYGEHILSFAACAGNEEIISMVIDAGASTRVQDYRGNTVLHILVLQPNKTIACQAIDLIMTRDVELDQSVPLDMVPNYRGLTPFKMAAKEGNVVAFQHLVNKRRVVQWSLGPLTSNLYDLTEIDSWADDMSVMELIVGSPQREARRILEVTPVRQLVSLKWNLYGKHYFRLLLLLYLLYIGTFTLCCAYRPLKDAPENYTQSDMDKTIRVQKTLQESYVTHNDNLRLAGEIISILGAFVILLLEIPDILRVGAKRYFGQTALGGPFHVILISYACLVVLLCVFRVCEVQGEAVVMAVCLVLGWCNVMFFARGFEMLGPYVIMIQKIIFGDLTKFMWLSFIVLIGFSTSLWMVYMTQEPDSIPAYRSFPITLFSQFELSVGLIDLPVDHTIATPPIVHVLHCTFSVVSYILLLNLLIAMMSDTHWRVAQERDELWTTQVVATTLMLERRLPRCLWPRLGVCGLSYGLRERWYLRVEDRNDPMLQKMRRYVKAFEEKEGLEKTETTKRSNSGTPKLRPKNHRRSLAGWQMIRHSALGLEMEQEEPEEDQGIKYV; from the exons ATGTCTCCGTCTCTGGCCAGATCTGCTCCGAGCGAGCTCAACCATTGGTGGAGCCAGCTGAGGTTTCGCCTTCAGAACAAGAAAGGATGGAACGAGATGTTGGATGAGACGTTTCTACTACACACCAAATT CATAAATGACATTCCTCTCTTCTATGCGGCTAAGAAGAACAGCGTTGGCTGCATCAAGAAACTGCTGAGTTGTCCATCCACGAACATCtttgagagag GAGCTCTCGGGGAGACCGCGCTCCATGTTGCCGTGATGACCGACAACCTGGAAGCTGCTGTGGCTCTGATGGACGGAGCTCCTGAACTCATCAACGAGCCCATGACGTCCGAGCTCTTCCAAG GTGTGACTGCTCTCCACATCGCTGTCGTGAATCAGAACATCAACCTGGTTCATCACCTGATCGGTCGGGGGGGCGACGCGGCTACACCTCGAGTCACCGGCCTCTACTTCAGGAAGAGGATAGGGGGGCTCATATACTACG GTGAGCACATCCTGTCTTTTGCTGCGTGTGCCGGGAATGAGGAGATTATCTCCATGGTAATCGACGCCGGGGCCAGCACCAGGGTCCAGGACTACCGTG GAAACACCGTGCTTCACATATTGGTTCTGCAGCCCAACAAGACGATTGCGTGCCAGGCCATTGACCTGATTATGACACGCGATGTGGAGCTGGACCAGTCAGTGCCGCTGGACATGGTGCCCAACTACCGAGGCCTCACACCCTTTAAAATGGCTGCCAAAGAGGGAAACGTTGTT GCGTTCCAGCACCTGGTTAATAAAAGGCGTGTGGTCCAGTGGAGCCTGGGCCCTCTGACCTCTAACCTGTACGACCTGACGGAGATCGATTCCTGGGCCGACGACATGTCAGTGATGGAGCTCATCGTGGGCAGTCCCCAGAGAGAG GCTAGAAGGATACTGGAAGTGACCCCTGTGAGGCAGCTGGTTAGTCTGAAGTGGAACTTGTATGGAAAACATTACTTCAG GCTGCTGCTGTTACTGTACCTGCTGTACATCGGGACCTTCACACTGTGTTGTGCGTACCGCCCTCTGAAGGACGCTCCGGAGAACTACACGCAGTCAGACATGGACAAAACTATCCGGGTCCAGAAAACCCTCCAG GAGAGTTATGTGACACATAACGACAACCTGCGGCTGGCGGGCGAGATCATCAGCATCCTGGGAGCTTTTGTCATCCTGTTGCTGGAG ATCCCTGATATACTAAGAGTGGGGGCAAAGCGCTATTTCGGCCAAACAGCACTGGGAGGCCCGTTCCACGTTATCCT TATCAGCTACGCATGCCTGGtggtgctgctgtgtgtgttcagggtctgCGAGGTGCAGGGGGAGGCTGTGGTGATGGCAGTGTGTTTAGTTCTCGGCTGGTGCAACGTCATGTTCTTCGCCCGGGGTTTTGAAATGCTCGGCCCTTATGTCATCATGATCCAGAAG ATTATATTTGGAGACCTGACTAAGTTTATGTGGCTGAGTTTCATTGTGCTCATTGGTTTTTCCACCT CCCTGTGGATGGTGTATATGACCCAGGAGCCTGACTCCATTCCTGCATATCGCTCCTTCCCCATCACCCTCTTCTCCCAGTTTGAGCTCAGCGTGGGCCTCATAGATCTGCCTGTGGATCACACCATCGCGACTCCCCCGATCGTCCATGTGCTGCACTGCACCTTCTCCGTGGTCTCCTACATCCTCCTGCTAAACCTACTGATAGCTATGATGAGTGACACACACTGGAGGGTGGCCCAGGAGAGAGACGAGCTCTGGACGACTCAG GTGGTAGCCACAACGTTGATGCTGGAGAGGAGGCTGCCCCGCTGCTTGTGGCCTCGACTCGGGGTGTGTGGGCTCAGCTACGGTCTGAGGGAACGCTGGTATCTGAG GGTTGAGGACAGAAATGACCCGATGTTGCAAAAGATGCGGCGTTACGTCAAGGCTttcgaggagaaggagggattgGAGAAGACGGAGACAACGAAGAGGTCCAACTCAGGAACCCCCAAGCTCAGACCTAAAAACCACAGGAGGTCACTGGCCGGGTGGCAGATGATTCGCCACAGCGCGTTGGGGCTGGAGATGGAGCAGGAAGAGCCGGAGGAGGACCAGGGCATTAAGTATGTTTAG
- the zgc:92606 gene encoding gamma-aminobutyric acid receptor-associated protein-like 1 — MGSQYQRSVPFEVRRAEGERVRAKHPDKIPIIVERATRSRAPELDKKKYLVPSDLTVGQLCFMIRQRVSLRPEEAVFFFVNNSLPPSSSPLSAVYEEHHDEDLFLYMTYSNESVYGA, encoded by the exons ATGGGCAGTCAGTACCAGCGCTCAGTGCCATTCGAGGTGAGGagagcagaaggagagagagttcGGGCCAAGCATCCTGACAAGATACCG ATCATTGTGGAGAGGGCCACGAGGTCACGCGCTCCTGAACTGGACAAGAAGAAATACCTCGTGCCCTCAGATCTAACAG tGGGCCAGTTGTGCTTCATGATCCGTCAGCGTGTGTCTTTAAGACCGGAGGAGGcggtcttcttcttcgtcaacaACTCCCTTCCCCCATCCAgctcccctctctctgctgTATATGAG GAGCACCACGACGAAGACCTGTTTCTCTACATGACCTACAGCAATGAGAGCGTATACGGTGCCTGA